The Populus trichocarpa isolate Nisqually-1 chromosome 11, P.trichocarpa_v4.1, whole genome shotgun sequence genome has a segment encoding these proteins:
- the LOC7483618 gene encoding GDP-L-galactose phosphorylase 2, whose translation MMLRIKRVPTVVSNYQKEEGEEGSRRGGGCGRNCLQNCCLQGARLPLYTFKKVDRIITEQKDVFEHDKSEPPVAFLNSLLLGEWEDRMQRGLFRYDVTTCETKVIPGRNGFIAQLNEGRHLKKRPTEFRVDKVLQPFDGNKFNFTKVGQEEILFQFGESEDGEVKFFPDATIDAENSPSVVAINVSPIEYGHVLLIPRVLDCLPQRIDRDSFLLALHMAAEAGDPYFRLGYNSLGAFATINHLHFQAYYLTVPFPIEKASTKKITTLDGGVKISELVNYPVRGLFFEGGNALQDLSNTVSDACICLQENNIPYNVLIADCGNHIFLLPQCYAEKQALGEVSSELLDTQVNPAVWEISGHMVLKRKKDYEEASEENAWRLLAEVSLSEERFQEVNALIFKAISNSGNCSGTDSENVLEDANVEHTSLEEVNAINENSHSAMVTGSPGCLVLQ comes from the exons ATGATGCTTAGGATCAAAAGGGTTCCTACTGTTGTTTCCAACTACCAGAAAGAGGAAGGTGAGGAGGGTTCTCGCCGCGGAGGGGGTTGCGGCCGCAATTGCCTTCAAAATTGTTGCCTTcaag GCGCACGCCTACCTTTATATACTTTCAAGAAAGTGGACAGGATTATCACAGAGCAGAAGGATGTGTTTGAACATGACAAGAGTGAGCCTCCAGTTGCCTTCCTCAATTCGCTCCTTCTCGGGGAG TGGGAGGACCGTATGCAGAGAGGGCTCTTTCGCTATGATGTCACCACCTGTGAAACCAAG GTGATACCGGGTCGCAATGGTTTTATTGCTCAGCTGAATGAGGGCCGTCACTTGAAGAAGAGGCCAACTGAATTCCGTGTCGATAAGGTCCTCCAGCCCTTCGATGGAAACAAATTTAACTTCACTAAAGTTGGTCAAGAAGAGATCCTCTTCCAGTTTGGAGAGAGTGAAGATGGGGAAGTCAAGTTCTTCCCGGATGCCACTATTGATGCTGAGAATTCTCCAAGCGTGGTTGCCATCAAC GTGAGCCCTATTGAATATGGGCATGTGCTGTTAATCCCACGTGTCCTGGATTGCTTGCCTCAGAGGATTGATCGTGATAGCTTCTTGCTTGCACTTCACATGGCAGCTGAAGCTGGGGATCCATACTTCCGACTGGGTTACAATAGCTTGGGTGCTTTTGCAACCATTAACCATCTTCACTTCCAG GCTTACTACTTGACTGTGCCTTTTCCGATTGAGAAGGCATCCACCAAGAAGATAACTACGTTGGATGGTGGTGTGAAAATCTCTGAGCTTGTGAATTATCCTGTCAGAGGTCTCTTCTTTGAGGGTGGAAATGCCCTGCAAGATTTATCCAACACTGTCTCAGATGCCTGCATTTGCCTTCAAGAAAACAACATACCTTACAATGTGCTCATTGCTGATTGTGGAAACCACATCTTTCTCCTTCCACAG TGTTATGCTGAGAAGCAAGCTCTAGGGGAAGTGAGTTCTGAGCTTCTTGATACCCAAGTGAACCCTGCTGTGTGGGAAATCAGCGGCCATATGGTGTTGAAGAGGAAGAAAGACTATGAGGAGGCATCGGAAGAGAATGCTTGGAGGCTTCTTGCTGAGGTGTCTCTCTCCGAAGAGAGATTCCAAGAAGTGAATGCTCTCATCTTTAAAGCTATTTCCAACAGTGGTAATTGCAGTGGAACTGATTCTGAGAACGTGCTTGAGGATGCAAATGTTGAACATACGTCTCTTGAAGAAGTGAATGCCATTAATGAAAACTCCCATTCAGCCATGGTTACTGGGAGTCCAGGATGTCTAGTTCTGCAGTGA